A window of Aricia agestis chromosome 3, ilAriAges1.1, whole genome shotgun sequence contains these coding sequences:
- the LOC121725339 gene encoding uncharacterized protein LOC121725339 isoform X2: protein MGRPKDLRIWEHYRTLPNKSVSCKLCNKVYKFSNAAKMLQHLITCPKSPETLKDSMKLIKDSSSKTKMSGLSEIETNDSFISPSSSANTTINAEFQDTDDHIKTELARAIFVTGTPLSMVQHPLWIQFFEKLQPKFKIPSRKALATKYLDKIYREMRFELNEELNACSYLHLQCDGWSNLRNEGIINFLISKPQPAYVKSLNTESNPHTSEYLSQEVEKVMKVYGANKFLVLIGDNARNIQKAFELTKLKYPHVVPLGCCAHILNLLCQDIVKIQEVTVFIMQAINIIKTVKRSQRLSSLLIKSRQGEDSTQTLKLPCATRWGSHVTSLKSLKANKIALQILTVKEDVVISRDIKDLILSDDFWTKTGECISILEPVTESIFYLESDQNRLHRTYITFRDVQAKIRFALNEISTLSEESKQQILTSVSSRCNMAMRPIHFAAYILDPRTLGVELTQEEELKV from the exons ATGGGGAGACCTAAAGATTTACGCATATGGGAGCACTACCGTACTTTACCAAACAAGTCTGTTTCTTGCAAGCTTTGTAATAAGGTCTACAAATTCAGTAATGCTGCCAAAATGCTTCAACATCTTATCACTTGTCCAAAATCTCCAGAAACATTAAAAGACTCTATGAAACTTATAAAAGATAGCTCGTCCAAAACCAAAATGTCTGGACTGTCAGAGATAGAGACAAATGATTCTTTTATAAGCCCCTCGTCGTCTGCTAACACTACAATAAATGCTGAGTTTCAAGACACCGATGATCATATAAAAACAGAATTAGCGAGAGCTATATTTGTAACAGGGACGCCACTATCGATGGTGCAACATCCTTTATGGATACAATTTTTCGAAAAATTGcaaccaaaatttaaaataccttcACGTAAAGCTTTAGCgacaaaatacttagataaaatatatagagAAATGCGTTTTGAGTTAAATGAGGAACTAAATGCTTGTAGTTACTTACACCTTCAGTGCGATGGCTGGTCTAATTTAAGAAATGAAGGAATAATAAACTTTCTTATATCAAAACCTCAACCTGCATACGTTAAAAGTTTGAATACAGAAAGTAATCCTCACACTAGTGAATACCTTAGCCAAGAAGTTGAAAAAGTAATGAAAGTATATGGAGCAAATAAGTTTCTTGTACTTATTGGCGATAACGCTAGAAATATACAAAAGGCATTCGAATTAACAAAACTCAAATATCCACATGTTGTTCCTCTCGGTTGCTGTGCACATATCCTTAACTTGTTGTGCCAAGATATTGTAAAGATACAAGAAGTAACTGTGTTTATTATGCAagccataaatataataaaaactgttAAAAGGAGTCAACGATTAAGTTCCTTGTTGATAAAATCAAGGCAGGGTGAAGATTCTACACAAACACTAAAATTGCCTTGTGCTACAAGATGGGGAAGTCATGTTACTTCGTTAAAAAGTTTGAAAGCAAATAAGATAGCTTTGCAAATATTAACAGTTAAAGAAGATGTGGTAATTTCAAGAGATATTAAAGATTTAATTCTAAGTGATGATTTCTGGACGAAGACAGGGGAATGTATAAGTATTTTGGAACCAGTCACTGAAAGCATATTTTACTTAGAGAGCGACCAGAATCGTTTGCATCGCACATACATTACATTTAGAGATGTACAAGCTAAGATACGTTTTGCATTAAATGAGATTTCGACATTGAGCGAAGAAAGCAAACAGCAGATTCTAACATCAGTATCTTCAAGATGCAATATGGCAATGAGGCCAATACATTTTGCAGCATATATTCTAGACCCCAGGACTCTAGGAGTCGAACTTACTCAAGAGGAAGAACTTAAGG TATAG
- the LOC121725339 gene encoding uncharacterized protein LOC121725339 isoform X1: MGRPKDLRIWEHYRTLPNKSVSCKLCNKVYKFSNAAKMLQHLITCPKSPETLKDSMKLIKDSSSKTKMSGLSEIETNDSFISPSSSANTTINAEFQDTDDHIKTELARAIFVTGTPLSMVQHPLWIQFFEKLQPKFKIPSRKALATKYLDKIYREMRFELNEELNACSYLHLQCDGWSNLRNEGIINFLISKPQPAYVKSLNTESNPHTSEYLSQEVEKVMKVYGANKFLVLIGDNARNIQKAFELTKLKYPHVVPLGCCAHILNLLCQDIVKIQEVTVFIMQAINIIKTVKRSQRLSSLLIKSRQGEDSTQTLKLPCATRWGSHVTSLKSLKANKIALQILTVKEDVVISRDIKDLILSDDFWTKTGECISILEPVTESIFYLESDQNRLHRTYITFRDVQAKIRFALNEISTLSEESKQQILTSVSSRCNMAMRPIHFAAYILDPRTLGVELTQEEELKGMEFIYNLSQHLSLSNVMADLACYKAKENFWARGFVWSSLDSIEPLIWWKGICGSTELSKVAIRILSAPCTSAATERSFSIQGYIHNNKRNRLTTERTEKISFICYNWNLKHKAECEDIQFNEENTLEAFIEQVNEHNSLDEIEPIEPIQFIACNNSESDSD, encoded by the coding sequence ATGGGGAGACCTAAAGATTTACGCATATGGGAGCACTACCGTACTTTACCAAACAAGTCTGTTTCTTGCAAGCTTTGTAATAAGGTCTACAAATTCAGTAATGCTGCCAAAATGCTTCAACATCTTATCACTTGTCCAAAATCTCCAGAAACATTAAAAGACTCTATGAAACTTATAAAAGATAGCTCGTCCAAAACCAAAATGTCTGGACTGTCAGAGATAGAGACAAATGATTCTTTTATAAGCCCCTCGTCGTCTGCTAACACTACAATAAATGCTGAGTTTCAAGACACCGATGATCATATAAAAACAGAATTAGCGAGAGCTATATTTGTAACAGGGACGCCACTATCGATGGTGCAACATCCTTTATGGATACAATTTTTCGAAAAATTGcaaccaaaatttaaaataccttcACGTAAAGCTTTAGCgacaaaatacttagataaaatatatagagAAATGCGTTTTGAGTTAAATGAGGAACTAAATGCTTGTAGTTACTTACACCTTCAGTGCGATGGCTGGTCTAATTTAAGAAATGAAGGAATAATAAACTTTCTTATATCAAAACCTCAACCTGCATACGTTAAAAGTTTGAATACAGAAAGTAATCCTCACACTAGTGAATACCTTAGCCAAGAAGTTGAAAAAGTAATGAAAGTATATGGAGCAAATAAGTTTCTTGTACTTATTGGCGATAACGCTAGAAATATACAAAAGGCATTCGAATTAACAAAACTCAAATATCCACATGTTGTTCCTCTCGGTTGCTGTGCACATATCCTTAACTTGTTGTGCCAAGATATTGTAAAGATACAAGAAGTAACTGTGTTTATTATGCAagccataaatataataaaaactgttAAAAGGAGTCAACGATTAAGTTCCTTGTTGATAAAATCAAGGCAGGGTGAAGATTCTACACAAACACTAAAATTGCCTTGTGCTACAAGATGGGGAAGTCATGTTACTTCGTTAAAAAGTTTGAAAGCAAATAAGATAGCTTTGCAAATATTAACAGTTAAAGAAGATGTGGTAATTTCAAGAGATATTAAAGATTTAATTCTAAGTGATGATTTCTGGACGAAGACAGGGGAATGTATAAGTATTTTGGAACCAGTCACTGAAAGCATATTTTACTTAGAGAGCGACCAGAATCGTTTGCATCGCACATACATTACATTTAGAGATGTACAAGCTAAGATACGTTTTGCATTAAATGAGATTTCGACATTGAGCGAAGAAAGCAAACAGCAGATTCTAACATCAGTATCTTCAAGATGCAATATGGCAATGAGGCCAATACATTTTGCAGCATATATTCTAGACCCCAGGACTCTAGGAGTCGAACTTACTCAAGAGGAAGAACTTAAGGGTATGGAGTTTATCTACAATTTAAGCCAACACTTAAGTTTGTCAAATGTAATGGCAGATTTGGCGTGTTATAAAGCTAAAGAAAACTTTTGGGCCAGAGGATTTGTATGGAGCTCATTAGATAGCATTGAGCCCCTAATATGGTGGAAAGGTATTTGTGGTTCCACTGAGTTAAGCAAAGTAGCGATTCGTATTCTATCAGCTCCCTGTACTTCGGCAGCCACTGAGCGTTCCTTTAGTATCCAAGGCTACATACATAATAACAAAAGAAATCGACTTACAACTGAAAGAACTGAAAAAATTTCATTCATTTGTTATAACTGGAATCTTAAACATAAAGCTGAATGCGAGGACATTCAGTTTAATGAAGAAAATACCTTAGAAGCTTTCATTGAGCAAGTAAATGAACATAACAGTTTAGACGAAATAGAGCCTATCGAACCTATACAATTCATCGCTTGTAATAACTCTGAATCTGACAGTGATTGA